A single genomic interval of Syntrophobotulus glycolicus DSM 8271 harbors:
- a CDS encoding glycosyltransferase, with protein MLNMKTLNDTIKEILDIYGLGHLMTEIPAPEPAPIPVPQPQPEPVLEQAQAAVPVPQPQPEPALEQVPAPDPQPTPAANPSPPPFISYVTFNRLGLTIKNLNNILDSNEDFEMHIIDCNSKDNTWDYINSLQDERIQSKTRFDLNRGPIYVLNYNLAKRKPNQYFITIDSDVYIKTKNWISRFIEVFEAFPNVGLLGLTRDNPYPRHMPPIIPRVNGNAAYLELRDAQIGGIMDFVPGSLQVLRPELITEIGYWSEENGYGDAELSPRITHYTSFKAGFITTVEIDMTQSIGCDECQGQEICALNKSIKTCYMLSKQANMNDSFVGNFKWKYLETFKEMAEGGRSAYCASINDPASIVGHKYNHEWANENFGYYISRSN; from the coding sequence GTGTTGAATATGAAGACACTAAACGATACGATTAAAGAAATTTTAGACATTTATGGATTGGGTCACTTAATGACTGAGATCCCGGCACCGGAACCAGCACCGATTCCGGTGCCTCAACCTCAACCTGAGCCGGTATTGGAACAGGCGCAGGCAGCGGTGCCTGTTCCACAGCCCCAACCGGAACCGGCCTTAGAACAGGTACCAGCGCCAGATCCGCAGCCGACGCCCGCAGCAAATCCTTCTCCTCCTCCGTTTATCAGTTATGTCACATTTAATCGTCTTGGTTTGACCATAAAAAATTTAAATAATATTCTTGATTCCAACGAAGACTTTGAGATGCATATTATTGATTGCAACTCTAAAGACAATACCTGGGATTATATCAATAGTCTGCAAGATGAAAGAATTCAATCAAAAACGCGGTTTGATTTAAACCGTGGACCAATTTATGTTTTAAATTACAACTTGGCAAAGAGAAAACCTAATCAGTATTTTATTACGATAGACAGTGATGTGTATATTAAAACAAAAAACTGGATATCACGTTTTATAGAGGTCTTTGAGGCTTTTCCGAACGTAGGTCTTTTGGGATTGACGAGGGATAATCCTTATCCGAGACACATGCCCCCCATTATCCCCAGAGTAAATGGAAATGCGGCTTATTTGGAGCTCAGAGATGCCCAGATCGGCGGAATAATGGACTTTGTTCCCGGAAGCTTGCAAGTCCTCAGACCGGAACTGATCACGGAAATAGGCTATTGGAGTGAAGAGAACGGGTATGGAGATGCCGAGCTTTCCCCTAGGATAACCCATTACACTTCTTTCAAAGCCGGGTTTATCACAACAGTGGAAATTGATATGACCCAGTCAATCGGTTGTGATGAATGTCAGGGACAAGAGATTTGTGCACTCAATAAAAGTATAAAAACCTGTTATATGTTAAGTAAACAAGCCAATATGAATGATTCTTTCGTCGGTAATTTTAAATGGAAATACCTTGAAACGTTCAAGGAAATGGCGGAGGGGGGCAGGAGTGCGTATTGCGCTTCAATTAATGACCCTGCCTCAATTGTCGGGCATAAATATAATCATGAATGGGCAAACGAAAACTTTGGATATTATATCAGCAGGTCAAATTAG
- a CDS encoding DUF4474 domain-containing protein yields MSIKVKEYRVRDIISKHQVTPGSNEQSKVLPQVMNNDELTKAVEIAGYSYDTTQDIFYSAMDAWQRKFGYCHLYDEAAAVMGMIVDCEPVYFQYGGKKWLIEFWKGQYDLVTGCEVGVYIEAFNLKIPGVFNGTFYDCAGDDDLLQISYCCKKKGRILFTREGKHWWLTGFKLGEFSEPSELMMDISITLKDKIMCKAFVAGLKKTGYSDKEFFVNGNTVRLIFHRPRTPQPITRTRSTDRLIQTKNEYLCNLYQEITGAYDDMQDKMKAIEEKAPEIYDLIMNMGKGEKFYTQHRTIVHLNKAKQLYESHETVLGVMIVIGVFGTGLFISAQLLSKISEDSKKIREGHPCPELKDTHERKKIKGRVRASCYESRE; encoded by the coding sequence ATGTCTATTAAGGTAAAAGAGTACCGAGTTAGAGATATTATCTCTAAACATCAGGTAACACCGGGCAGCAATGAACAATCAAAAGTTTTGCCTCAGGTTATGAACAATGATGAATTGACTAAAGCAGTAGAAATTGCCGGTTATTCTTATGATACGACTCAAGATATATTCTATTCTGCAATGGATGCCTGGCAAAGGAAATTTGGATACTGCCATCTATATGATGAAGCGGCAGCAGTAATGGGAATGATTGTAGATTGTGAACCGGTCTATTTCCAGTATGGAGGGAAAAAATGGCTCATTGAATTTTGGAAAGGCCAGTATGACTTAGTAACCGGTTGTGAAGTCGGGGTTTATATAGAAGCATTTAATCTAAAAATTCCCGGTGTTTTTAACGGGACCTTTTATGATTGCGCAGGCGACGACGATCTGTTGCAAATCTCATATTGTTGTAAAAAGAAAGGCCGTATTCTTTTTACAAGGGAAGGAAAACACTGGTGGCTGACAGGTTTTAAATTAGGGGAGTTTTCAGAGCCTTCCGAATTGATGATGGATATCAGCATCACGCTGAAGGATAAAATAATGTGTAAAGCCTTCGTGGCAGGGTTGAAAAAGACCGGATATTCAGATAAAGAATTTTTTGTAAACGGAAATACGGTAAGATTAATATTCCATCGTCCACGTACCCCTCAGCCGATAACCAGAACACGATCAACAGATCGACTGATACAAACTAAAAATGAATATTTATGTAATCTCTATCAGGAGATAACAGGAGCTTACGACGATATGCAGGATAAAATGAAAGCAATAGAAGAAAAAGCGCCTGAAATTTACGATCTGATCATGAATATGGGGAAAGGAGAAAAGTTTTATACTCAGCATAGAACGATTGTTCATTTAAATAAAGCAAAACAGTTGTATGAAAGCCACGAAACTGTTTTAGGCGTGATGATTGTGATCGGAGTATTTGGGACAGGATTGTTTATTTCAGCTCAATTGTTATCCAAAATCAGTGAAGACAGCAAAAAAATAAGAGAGGGCCATCCTTGTCCTGAGTTGAAAGACACACATGAACGAAAGAAAATAAAAGGGAGAGTCAGAGCAAGCTGTTATGAAAGCAGGGAATAA
- a CDS encoding helix-turn-helix transcriptional regulator, with protein sequence MHNKDKYDFKPFGQAIKKARENRGWTRERLAHLVDLAPRYIMSLENKGQHPSFQVFYELVTLFDISVDQFFFQNKDTEKRRSVASSIGSLTSYMIQI encoded by the coding sequence ATGCACAATAAAGATAAATACGATTTTAAGCCTTTCGGACAAGCCATTAAAAAAGCACGTGAAAATAGAGGATGGACCCGTGAACGGCTGGCGCACCTAGTAGACCTTGCGCCCCGTTACATTATGTCACTTGAAAACAAAGGACAGCATCCTAGCTTTCAAGTTTTTTATGAACTTGTCACCCTTTTTGATATATCGGTAGACCAATTCTTTTTCCAAAATAAAGATACAGAAAAACGACGCTCCGTCGCCAGCTCGATAGGAAGCTTGACAAGTTATATGATACAGATCTAA
- a CDS encoding TetR/AcrR family transcriptional regulator produces MSGNLKERILNKALELFNTYGYESVKMRDISSSLNISPGNLTYHFKKKDDIIYAIIQQQCKDHQSRQFSLEDISFDKINNLLKANVEHQRKYFFYFNNIIDLPRKYPEIEKIQLEVKKEFYNLIRDLFQNFISKGWMKAEPYEGVYDDLAFAVLSIIVFWTQETFRQNDFVSRPKDLLSVVWNIILPNLTDEGAQMIPIHIV; encoded by the coding sequence ATGAGTGGTAATTTAAAAGAGAGAATTCTCAATAAGGCACTTGAACTTTTTAATACCTATGGTTACGAATCTGTAAAAATGAGAGATATTTCCAGCTCTTTAAATATAAGCCCAGGAAATCTAACGTATCATTTTAAAAAAAAAGATGACATTATCTATGCAATTATACAGCAGCAATGTAAAGATCATCAAAGCAGGCAATTTTCATTAGAGGATATATCATTTGATAAAATTAATAACCTTTTAAAGGCCAATGTAGAGCACCAACGGAAATACTTCTTTTATTTCAACAATATAATTGATCTTCCAAGAAAGTATCCTGAGATTGAAAAAATACAATTAGAAGTTAAGAAAGAGTTCTATAATTTGATTAGAGATCTTTTCCAAAATTTTATAAGCAAAGGCTGGATGAAAGCGGAACCTTATGAAGGTGTTTATGATGATTTAGCATTTGCCGTTTTGTCAATTATTGTTTTTTGGACACAAGAAACATTTCGTCAGAACGATTTTGTTTCAAGGCCTAAAGATCTTTTGTCTGTTGTTTGGAATATTATACTTCCAAATTTGACTGATGAAGGCGCTCAAATGATTCCTATACATATTGTTTAG
- a CDS encoding MBL fold metallo-hydrolase — MYGDIVEIAQNTLLIEGKRPSTIMKEPDIANSVVYKADDVLYLLDTGATPFFRERILKAIDSLKPFQKIILFNSHSHPDHVGNNSIINEIKVDKKEHYISQAGIIGLDTEKDFYRKFKNIEKYYDYLDGPTNFPATLLRFSKIIRILGEDIPLDILLKNTLLKFMPLEPSKDTALPLEKINPIKLLIGNTDWTGWNFEDHVYVMEARGHSPDEVVFYLPKVKVLFLADETFEFFNCWPDSSSLKVKDVIHKSIKLFQNKEAEILISGHTHVMLKGNDAVKFLNSLLKDYEEFTKQVLQIIKNFPKGITVNKIYKELKNTDTNSAIKKYLSIEFPKMPPFLKTVITSVLLEEGFRVKGRMRKKKFIP, encoded by the coding sequence ATGTACGGAGATATTGTTGAAATCGCTCAAAACACTTTGCTCATTGAAGGGAAAAGGCCTTCTACGATTATGAAGGAACCGGACATCGCAAATTCGGTCGTTTATAAAGCGGATGATGTTTTATACCTTTTAGATACTGGAGCTACACCTTTTTTCAGAGAGAGAATACTTAAGGCAATAGACAGCCTTAAGCCTTTCCAAAAGATAATCCTTTTCAATAGTCATTCCCACCCCGATCATGTTGGAAATAATTCTATTATCAACGAAATCAAAGTTGATAAAAAGGAACATTATATCTCACAGGCGGGCATTATCGGGCTTGATACAGAAAAGGACTTTTATAGAAAATTTAAAAATATTGAAAAGTATTATGATTATTTGGATGGACCAACAAATTTTCCAGCTACATTGTTGAGGTTTTCTAAAATAATAAGAATACTGGGGGAAGATATTCCTCTGGATATCCTTTTGAAAAACACCCTTTTAAAATTTATGCCACTTGAACCCTCCAAAGATACTGCATTGCCCCTTGAGAAAATAAATCCTATTAAATTATTAATAGGAAACACAGACTGGACTGGATGGAACTTTGAAGATCATGTATATGTGATGGAAGCGCGAGGCCATTCCCCGGATGAAGTTGTTTTTTATTTACCTAAAGTAAAAGTTTTGTTCTTGGCAGATGAAACTTTTGAATTCTTTAATTGCTGGCCCGATTCAAGCTCCCTAAAAGTGAAAGATGTCATTCATAAAAGCATTAAGTTGTTCCAAAACAAAGAAGCTGAAATATTGATATCCGGCCATACGCATGTCATGTTAAAAGGAAACGATGCAGTTAAATTTCTCAATTCATTGCTTAAAGACTATGAAGAATTCACGAAACAGGTATTACAAATAATAAAAAACTTCCCAAAGGGTATCACTGTAAATAAAATTTATAAAGAATTAAAGAATACGGATACTAACTCAGCGATAAAGAAATACTTAAGCATTGAATTTCCTAAAATGCCACCTTTTTTAAAAACAGTCATTACATCTGTTTTACTTGAAGAAGGTTTTAGAGTTAAAGGCAGGATGAGAAAGAAAAAATTCATTCCATAA